Proteins from a genomic interval of Rhodothermus marinus:
- the fliE gene encoding flagellar hook-basal body complex protein FliE, which produces MNVAELQRLRQLSGGDERRLPTPRSRESVDGGFADTLAQAIQEVDRAQKDADEQVEAFIAGEQENLHEVMISMNQARLYFQLMTEVRNRLLETYQELMRTQI; this is translated from the coding sequence ATGAACGTGGCCGAGCTCCAACGTCTGCGGCAGCTGAGCGGCGGCGACGAGCGGCGATTGCCCACGCCGCGCTCGCGCGAATCGGTCGACGGTGGCTTTGCCGACACACTGGCGCAGGCCATTCAGGAAGTGGACCGCGCCCAGAAGGACGCCGACGAGCAGGTCGAGGCCTTCATCGCCGGCGAGCAGGAAAATCTGCATGAGGTGATGATCTCCATGAACCAGGCGCGGCTCTACTTCCAGCTCATGACGGAAGTTCGCAATCGTCTGCTGGAGACCTACCAGGAATTGATGCGCACGCAGATTTGA
- the flgC gene encoding flagellar basal body rod protein FlgC, with the protein MPLPTRIFSFFRTAARGLEAQRMAMSAATENIANAATTRTDEGTPYAIKRAVHTNPEVRNRRFYELLSRLRTAPRTQDPRHSSSPSLLTRLPEAELGPETTIAETLRLRYEYDPTHPHADANGYVAYPDVNVVEEMAHLISANRIYEANLSTIQAAKEIVKRTLEI; encoded by the coding sequence ATGCCGCTGCCTACCCGCATCTTCTCATTTTTCCGGACGGCCGCCCGGGGCTTAGAGGCCCAGCGCATGGCCATGAGCGCGGCCACCGAGAACATCGCCAACGCGGCCACCACCCGCACCGATGAAGGTACGCCGTACGCCATCAAACGGGCCGTGCACACCAACCCCGAAGTCCGCAACCGGCGCTTTTACGAGCTGCTCAGCCGGCTGCGTACGGCCCCGCGCACCCAGGACCCCCGCCACAGTTCCTCCCCGTCGCTGCTGACGCGCCTGCCGGAAGCCGAGCTGGGTCCGGAAACCACGATCGCCGAGACGCTTCGGCTGCGCTACGAGTACGATCCCACCCATCCGCACGCCGACGCCAACGGCTATGTGGCCTACCCCGACGTGAACGTGGTGGAGGAAATGGCCCATCTGATTTCGGCCAACCGGATCTACGAGGCCAACCTCTCCACCATTCAGGCCGCCAAAGAAATCGTCAAACGAACCCTGGAAATCTGA
- a CDS encoding flagellar basal body rod protein FlgB — protein sequence MEPAKLQLLRHAMQAYTWRLKALAANIANLDTPGYQRVSVSFEEALQQARHQIPGLRQPEEVEPRMRMENTPPVLEDELMELADTQMRTQLTTRALREHFDLMRTAITGRTG from the coding sequence ATGGAACCTGCCAAGCTCCAGTTGCTCCGCCACGCCATGCAGGCCTACACCTGGCGCCTGAAGGCGCTGGCGGCCAACATTGCCAACCTGGACACGCCGGGTTACCAGCGGGTCAGCGTCTCTTTCGAAGAAGCGTTGCAACAGGCGCGTCACCAGATTCCCGGCCTCCGCCAGCCGGAAGAGGTCGAACCGCGCATGCGGATGGAAAACACACCGCCGGTGCTGGAAGACGAACTCATGGAACTGGCCGATACGCAGATGCGCACGCAGCTGACCACACGGGCCCTGCGTGAGCACTTCGACCTGATGCGCACGGCCATTACCGGACGCACCGGCTGA
- a CDS encoding sensor histidine kinase — MASLTEKPTSAQETSDALLANLAQVLAHRLRGLITSIEGFTDLLADTLATPEQRELALRVFESTASIERILSELQWYSRPLHPMPGRRPLRTLLQELLVMLEENEAARVALDLRLSGRYQVRADVMLLRQALFMLLKNALEATGPAGVVQLRVLGEPRSLRFEVWNEGWMPPEVAEQIFVPFFTTKAQNLGIGLPIARRIAEAHGGTVYLANNDPDAGICMALILPQDDEPAADGASSLA, encoded by the coding sequence ATGGCTTCTCTGACCGAAAAACCCACCAGTGCACAGGAGACCTCCGACGCGTTACTGGCCAACCTGGCCCAGGTGCTGGCCCATCGGTTACGGGGTCTGATCACCAGCATCGAAGGATTTACGGATCTACTGGCCGATACGCTGGCCACGCCGGAGCAGCGCGAACTGGCGCTGCGCGTCTTTGAAAGCACGGCGTCCATCGAGCGCATTCTGTCCGAGTTGCAGTGGTACAGCCGTCCGTTGCACCCGATGCCCGGTCGGCGTCCGCTACGCACGCTGCTGCAGGAACTCCTGGTGATGCTGGAGGAGAACGAGGCAGCCCGCGTGGCGCTTGACCTGCGGCTGTCCGGACGGTATCAGGTCCGGGCCGATGTCATGCTGCTCCGCCAGGCGCTTTTCATGCTGCTGAAAAATGCACTGGAGGCTACCGGACCGGCCGGCGTGGTGCAGTTGCGGGTGCTGGGCGAGCCGCGCTCCCTGCGCTTCGAGGTCTGGAACGAGGGCTGGATGCCCCCCGAGGTGGCCGAGCAGATCTTCGTGCCGTTTTTCACCACCAAGGCACAGAACCTCGGGATCGGGCTGCCCATCGCCCGGCGCATCGCCGAAGCGCACGGCGGGACCGTCTATCTGGCCAACAACGATCCGGACGCCGGGATCTGCATGGCGCTGATTCTGCCGCAGGACGATGAACCCGCCGCCGATGGCGCGTCCTCCTTGGCTTAG
- a CDS encoding sigma-54-dependent transcriptional regulator: protein MAAPQRDVPHILLVDDEHLLHTLFERLFSRHGLRLTSCYNALQAMEVLKKEADAFDLVITDFKMPDMDGLELLAYIRQEHPDLQVIMITAHANVQHAVRAMQNGAIDYIPKPFSTEELVERVQAALARRREQQEARAKQPARTSQRRARPTIEYVGEHPTIHRLKEMLPRVAANKAPVFIQGESGTGKEILARLIHQMSDRAEGPFVAINCANLPRELVESHLFGHRKGAFTGAIEDMTGAFERAEGGTLLLDEITEVDLAIQAKLLRVLQEQEIQKVGSTETRKIDVRVIATSNRNLSEAIAKGEFREDLYHRLSVFPLSVPPLRERMSDVPLLVTHFIKKYCELYGLPPKKVSDALMERFMQYYWPGNVRQLENYVQRGVLLSAEREVIEVEDVFNDFFADAEPARQNASAEKEELLGRVQTIEDMEREMILRALKETNNNQQLAAQKLGISARTIRNKLKRYREQGLIS, encoded by the coding sequence ATGGCGGCGCCTCAGCGCGACGTTCCGCACATTTTGCTGGTCGACGACGAACACCTGCTGCACACGCTCTTTGAGCGGCTGTTCAGCCGGCACGGCCTGCGCCTGACAAGCTGCTACAATGCGCTGCAGGCCATGGAGGTGCTCAAGAAGGAGGCCGACGCCTTCGATCTGGTCATCACCGATTTCAAAATGCCGGATATGGACGGGCTGGAGCTACTCGCCTATATCCGGCAAGAGCACCCGGACCTGCAGGTGATCATGATCACGGCGCACGCGAACGTGCAGCACGCCGTGCGGGCCATGCAGAACGGGGCCATCGACTACATTCCCAAGCCGTTTTCGACAGAGGAGCTGGTCGAGCGCGTGCAGGCCGCGCTGGCCCGCCGCCGGGAGCAGCAGGAAGCCCGGGCGAAGCAACCGGCGCGCACATCACAGCGCCGCGCCCGACCGACCATCGAATACGTGGGGGAGCATCCCACGATTCATCGGCTCAAAGAGATGTTGCCCCGCGTGGCCGCCAACAAAGCACCGGTCTTTATCCAGGGCGAAAGCGGTACCGGCAAGGAGATCCTCGCCCGACTGATTCACCAGATGAGCGACCGGGCCGAAGGGCCGTTCGTGGCGATCAACTGCGCCAACCTGCCGCGCGAGCTCGTCGAAAGCCACCTGTTCGGGCACCGGAAGGGCGCTTTCACCGGAGCCATCGAAGACATGACCGGCGCCTTCGAGCGGGCCGAAGGTGGAACGCTGCTGCTGGACGAGATCACCGAGGTCGATCTGGCCATCCAGGCCAAGCTGCTCCGTGTGCTGCAGGAGCAGGAAATCCAGAAGGTGGGGTCCACGGAGACGCGCAAGATCGACGTGCGGGTCATTGCCACCAGCAACCGCAACCTGAGCGAGGCCATTGCCAAGGGCGAGTTCCGGGAAGACCTGTATCACCGGTTGAGCGTGTTTCCGTTGAGCGTGCCGCCGCTGCGGGAGCGCATGTCGGACGTTCCGCTGCTGGTGACGCACTTCATCAAGAAGTACTGTGAACTGTACGGCCTGCCGCCCAAAAAGGTGTCAGACGCGCTGATGGAGCGCTTCATGCAGTACTACTGGCCGGGCAACGTGCGCCAGCTGGAAAACTACGTGCAGCGCGGCGTACTGCTTTCGGCCGAACGGGAGGTTATCGAGGTCGAAGACGTTTTCAACGACTTCTTTGCCGATGCCGAACCGGCGCGACAGAACGCCTCGGCAGAAAAAGAAGAGCTCCTTGGACGCGTGCAGACCATCGAGGACATGGAGCGGGAGATGATTCTGCGCGCGCTCAAGGAGACCAACAACAACCAGCAGCTGGCCGCCCAGAAACTGGGCATCAGCGCCCGCACGATTCGTAACAAACTGAAGCGCTATCGCGAGCAGGGATTGATTTCCTGA
- a CDS encoding flagellar biosynthesis anti-sigma factor FlgM, whose protein sequence is MDVRDIQSGGSQRLDPLQREALSGAREVSKRAAENTPEKPASEDRVDLSEAARTAAQQAEATPDLEFARQALRSVPSISPERVAAILRHLQSGYYQQPAVLKEIAERIVEQMLAQSLPPQQQ, encoded by the coding sequence ATGGACGTTCGGGATATTCAGTCGGGTGGATCGCAGCGACTTGACCCGCTGCAGCGCGAAGCGCTGAGCGGTGCGCGCGAGGTGAGCAAGCGGGCGGCGGAAAACACGCCGGAAAAGCCGGCTTCGGAGGATCGCGTCGATCTTTCGGAGGCTGCCCGCACGGCCGCTCAGCAGGCGGAGGCCACCCCGGATCTGGAATTTGCACGCCAGGCCTTGCGTAGCGTCCCCTCCATCAGTCCGGAACGGGTGGCGGCCATCCTGCGCCACCTGCAATCGGGCTACTATCAGCAGCCCGCTGTACTCAAGGAAATCGCGGAGCGCATCGTGGAGCAGATGCTGGCCCAGAGCCTGCCGCCCCAGCAGCAATAG
- the fliD gene encoding flagellar filament capping protein FliD gives MAVNPLLSVYRANDPYEQLISAIISIESQPKLDLQAKKAEQERLKGVVKDFDSKLSALHSLLKTLTDPLARPFQGKSATTSATEFSVSAGDSAALGTHTLEVKRLASADTRISKQYTSSGSSLRSFFDTNGAQTFTIRVASPTDTDPNNRVDIQVTVNPTGTTDEEILNEIATAINDAFQAAVDAGTIKSDERAYASVINETSSTARLSLRSGKTGFTYRLEFVDSAAGLLSTLEINNNVVASGTGGGQVKYVGTSETDSELNSQFVLDGLTLYRDTNRVTDALAGVTLELKQISTSPADFTITPNSNGIKAKVEDFIKKYNDVLLYLAGKSNVDGKAETRGDFAGDPVFSGLRFTLRNEVVRKVSGQPTEGPHYITDLGITINNDGTLTLSDADKLIQAVERNPQAVERLFSGNDGIATRLLTHVETFVKTGGIIDQREDSLEASIRRLDDRIADFEEQLARREEQLRAQFARVQETIALFQGQQQFLSGFLYGGGTFF, from the coding sequence ATGGCTGTCAATCCGCTGCTGTCGGTCTATCGCGCCAACGACCCCTACGAGCAGCTCATCAGCGCGATTATCTCGATCGAAAGCCAGCCTAAGCTGGACCTCCAGGCAAAGAAGGCCGAACAGGAGCGGCTCAAAGGGGTTGTCAAGGACTTCGACAGCAAGCTCTCGGCGCTGCACAGCCTGTTGAAAACGCTGACCGATCCGCTGGCGCGCCCCTTCCAGGGCAAAAGCGCCACCACGTCGGCCACCGAATTCTCCGTATCGGCCGGCGATTCGGCCGCACTGGGCACGCATACGCTGGAGGTGAAACGCCTGGCTTCGGCCGACACACGGATCTCCAAGCAATACACCAGCAGCGGATCGAGCCTGCGCAGCTTTTTCGACACGAACGGGGCGCAGACGTTCACCATCCGCGTGGCCAGTCCCACCGATACCGACCCGAACAACCGGGTGGACATTCAGGTGACCGTCAACCCCACCGGCACGACGGACGAGGAAATCCTGAACGAAATCGCCACGGCCATCAACGATGCCTTCCAGGCGGCCGTCGATGCCGGCACGATCAAATCCGATGAGCGCGCCTACGCCTCGGTCATCAACGAAACGTCCAGCACGGCCCGGCTCTCACTGCGCAGCGGGAAGACAGGCTTCACCTACCGGCTGGAGTTCGTGGACTCGGCCGCCGGACTGCTATCGACGCTCGAAATCAACAATAACGTTGTTGCCTCCGGCACCGGCGGCGGCCAGGTTAAATACGTGGGAACCAGCGAGACCGACTCCGAACTCAACAGCCAGTTCGTGCTGGACGGCCTGACGCTTTACCGGGACACCAATCGTGTGACCGATGCCCTGGCAGGCGTCACGCTGGAACTCAAGCAGATCAGCACGTCGCCGGCCGATTTTACCATTACGCCTAACAGCAATGGTATCAAAGCCAAGGTGGAGGATTTTATCAAGAAGTATAACGACGTACTCCTCTACCTGGCGGGCAAGAGCAACGTTGACGGTAAGGCGGAAACGCGCGGCGACTTTGCCGGCGATCCGGTGTTTTCCGGCCTGCGCTTTACGCTCCGTAACGAAGTGGTGCGAAAAGTAAGTGGCCAGCCCACCGAAGGCCCGCACTATATCACCGATCTGGGCATCACCATCAACAACGACGGCACGCTCACGCTGAGCGATGCAGACAAGCTCATTCAGGCCGTCGAGCGCAATCCGCAGGCCGTAGAGCGCCTGTTCTCCGGAAACGACGGCATCGCCACCCGGCTGCTTACCCATGTGGAGACATTCGTCAAAACGGGGGGCATCATCGATCAGCGAGAGGATTCCCTTGAAGCCTCGATTCGTCGTCTGGACGATCGCATTGCCGACTTTGAAGAACAACTGGCCCGGCGAGAGGAGCAGCTCCGGGCACAGTTTGCCCGCGTGCAGGAAACGATTGCCCTCTTCCAGGGCCAGCAACAATTCCTCAGCGGCTTCCTTTACGGAGGTGGCACGTTTTTTTAA
- the fliS gene encoding flagellar export chaperone FliS → MSTVHPMRKYQEQAVLSASPEQLILKLYDLGIAACRRNDRPKVRAVLVELMSALNFEAGGELAERLYALYEFCLRESAIGDIAVVQRILEGLREAWHEGVVMARAA, encoded by the coding sequence ATGAGCACCGTACATCCCATGCGGAAATATCAGGAGCAGGCCGTCCTCAGCGCGTCCCCCGAGCAGTTGATTCTCAAACTGTACGATCTGGGCATTGCGGCCTGCCGGCGCAACGATCGCCCGAAGGTACGCGCCGTGCTGGTGGAACTCATGTCGGCGCTGAACTTCGAGGCCGGCGGTGAACTGGCCGAGCGGCTCTATGCCCTGTACGAATTCTGTCTGCGCGAGAGCGCCATCGGCGACATTGCCGTCGTCCAGCGCATTCTGGAAGGACTGCGCGAAGCATGGCACGAAGGCGTCGTCATGGCCCGTGCCGCCTGA
- a CDS encoding glycosyltransferase family 2 protein: MPHDEARPLLSLCMIVKNEAEYLETCLKLARPHVDEIVVIDTGSTDGTQDIARRYADVFEEIEWPNSFAAARNYSLDRASGRYILILDGDEYIADPRDWLLLREVLQRSTLTCVRLRIRNLMPPHSFVVADVSFQERIFPNDSSIRYSGRVHNQIVEALKEYQKKTGYPTIDLPIDVIHVGYAHNKEKLQKKYLPRLPLLKEEYETAENEVAKAYYGYQLAAGYFVLKEYDRALEIFEQLNYEALAKWNINNAFYAQMLAAQAALQKRDGKKALLFCNKMLNINRNEPAAYFLCGLALFLEKQIENGILFIAESFDINEKNPSARFPVNEEVSLNLLEEILERLHLNDVKLKMKKVRTGMSRGELKQLLDDIRRMMVLMEQRRATAA; encoded by the coding sequence ATGCCCCACGACGAGGCGCGACCGTTGCTGTCGCTCTGCATGATCGTCAAAAACGAGGCCGAATACCTGGAGACTTGCCTGAAGCTGGCCCGGCCGCACGTGGACGAAATCGTCGTCATCGATACGGGATCGACCGACGGCACGCAGGACATCGCCCGGCGCTATGCCGACGTGTTCGAGGAAATCGAATGGCCCAATTCCTTCGCCGCCGCCCGCAACTACAGCCTGGACCGCGCCTCGGGACGGTACATTCTGATCCTGGACGGCGATGAATACATTGCCGATCCCAGGGATTGGTTGTTGTTGCGGGAGGTATTGCAGCGCAGCACGCTAACCTGCGTTCGGCTCAGAATACGTAATCTGATGCCACCTCATAGCTTTGTCGTAGCAGATGTTTCTTTTCAGGAGCGTATTTTCCCCAACGATAGTTCGATTCGATACTCGGGAAGAGTTCATAATCAAATTGTTGAAGCCTTGAAGGAATACCAGAAAAAGACCGGTTATCCTACCATCGATTTACCAATTGATGTGATTCATGTTGGGTATGCTCATAATAAAGAAAAACTACAAAAAAAATATTTACCCAGATTGCCGCTGCTTAAGGAAGAATATGAAACAGCAGAAAATGAGGTAGCTAAGGCCTATTACGGATATCAGCTTGCTGCTGGATATTTTGTTTTAAAAGAGTACGATCGTGCTCTTGAAATCTTTGAGCAATTAAACTACGAAGCACTTGCAAAATGGAATATAAATAATGCCTTTTATGCTCAGATGCTTGCAGCACAGGCTGCACTCCAGAAGAGAGATGGAAAAAAAGCATTGTTGTTTTGTAATAAGATGTTGAATATTAACCGTAATGAACCGGCTGCGTATTTTTTGTGTGGTCTTGCTTTGTTTTTAGAGAAGCAAATAGAAAATGGAATATTGTTTATTGCAGAATCATTCGATATTAATGAAAAGAATCCCAGTGCAAGATTTCCTGTAAATGAAGAGGTATCTTTGAATTTGTTGGAGGAAATATTGGAGCGGTTGCATTTAAATGATGTTAAGTTGAAGATGAAAAAAGTGCGCACGGGAATGTCAAGGGGTGAGCTGAAACAACTATTAGATGATATTCGCAGAATGATGGTCTTGATGGAGCAGCGAAGAGCAACCGCTGCTTAG
- a CDS encoding flagellin: MGFGDLTRINTNLQSLQAYTYLQRTNSELGLRQLRLATGSRINRAEDDSAGYSIAAKLKAKIRGQEQALANIGDAKSLLTVAEGSLNSIMEILQTMKEKVVQAANDTMGAEERDAIENQLNQLTAEIGDILNATEFNGKALFSASSTVSLGFQVGDSAAAQDNFNVKIEAIANTSASVGLFSSVSQASVFSNGKWGLDTVAQATHALQAIEAAIQNVATRLGKIGDYQKRLSFKLDNLATAKNNYEAARSRIADADFAYEQMQLAKLQILQQTGVAALAQANVAPQSVLQLF; this comes from the coding sequence ATGGGTTTCGGAGACCTGACCCGCATTAACACGAACCTGCAGTCGTTGCAGGCCTACACCTACCTGCAACGCACCAACAGTGAGCTCGGCCTGCGCCAGCTGCGCCTGGCCACCGGCAGCCGCATCAACCGCGCCGAAGACGACTCGGCCGGCTACTCCATCGCGGCCAAACTCAAAGCCAAAATCCGCGGCCAGGAACAGGCCCTGGCCAACATCGGCGATGCCAAATCCCTGCTCACCGTCGCCGAAGGCAGCCTCAACTCCATCATGGAAATCCTCCAGACCATGAAGGAGAAAGTCGTCCAGGCTGCCAACGACACGATGGGCGCCGAAGAACGCGACGCCATCGAAAACCAGCTCAACCAGCTCACCGCCGAAATCGGTGACATCCTCAACGCCACCGAGTTCAACGGCAAAGCGCTCTTCAGCGCTTCCAGCACCGTCTCCCTCGGTTTTCAAGTGGGAGATTCTGCAGCCGCACAAGACAATTTCAATGTAAAGATCGAGGCGATTGCGAACACGTCCGCTTCGGTCGGGCTGTTCTCGAGCGTATCGCAGGCCTCGGTATTTTCCAATGGCAAATGGGGCCTTGACACGGTGGCACAGGCCACGCATGCGCTGCAGGCCATCGAGGCGGCCATTCAGAACGTAGCCACGCGTCTGGGCAAGATCGGTGACTACCAGAAGCGGCTCTCGTTCAAGCTGGACAATCTGGCCACGGCCAAGAACAACTACGAGGCCGCGCGCAGCCGCATTGCCGACGCCGACTTCGCCTACGAGCAGATGCAACTGGCCAAGCTGCAGATCCTGCAGCAGACGGGTGTGGCCGCCCTCGCGCAGGCCAACGTCGCACCGCAGTCGGTGTTGCAATTGTTCTGA
- a CDS encoding flagellin: protein MSFGDMTRINTNLQALQAYTYLQRTNTELGLRQLRLATGSRINRAEDDSAGYSIAAKLKAKIRGQEQALANIGDAKSLLTVAEGSLNSIMEILQTMKEKVVQAANDTMGAEERDAIENQLNQLTAEIGDILNATKFNGKALFSSASTVSLRFQVGDSTDAQDNFEVAIEAIANTSASVGLFSSVSQASVFSNGKWGLDTVAQATHALQAIEAAIQNVATRLGKIGDYQKRLSFKLDNLATAKNNYEAARSRIADADFAYEQMQLAKLQILQQTGVAALAQANVAPQAILQLFG from the coding sequence ATGTCGTTCGGAGACATGACCCGTATTAACACGAACCTGCAGGCGCTGCAGGCCTACACCTACCTGCAGCGTACCAACACCGAACTTGGCCTGCGCCAACTGCGCCTGGCCACCGGCAGCCGCATCAACCGCGCCGAAGACGACTCGGCCGGCTACTCCATCGCGGCCAAACTCAAAGCCAAAATCCGCGGCCAGGAACAGGCCCTGGCCAACATCGGCGATGCCAAATCCCTCCTTACCGTCGCCGAAGGCAGCCTCAACTCCATCATGGAAATCCTTCAGACCATGAAGGAAAAAGTCGTCCAGGCTGCCAACGACACGATGGGCGCCGAAGAACGCGACGCCATCGAAAACCAGCTCAACCAGCTCACCGCCGAAATCGGTGACATCCTCAACGCCACCAAATTCAACGGCAAAGCGCTCTTCAGCTCTGCCAGCACCGTCTCCCTCCGATTCCAGGTGGGAGATTCTACGGATGCCCAGGACAACTTTGAGGTGGCGATCGAGGCGATTGCGAACACGTCCGCTTCGGTCGGGCTGTTCTCGAGCGTATCGCAGGCCTCGGTATTTTCCAATGGCAAATGGGGCCTTGACACGGTGGCACAGGCCACGCATGCGCTGCAGGCCATCGAGGCGGCCATTCAGAACGTAGCCACGCGTCTAGGCAAGATCGGTGACTACCAGAAGCGGCTCTCGTTCAAGCTGGACAATCTGGCCACGGCCAAGAACAACTACGAGGCCGCGCGCAGCCGCATTGCCGACGCCGACTTCGCCTACGAGCAGATGCAACTGGCCAAGCTGCAGATCCTGCAGCAGACGGGTGTGGCCGCCCTCGCGCAGGCCAACGTCGCACCGCAGGCCATCCTCCAGTTGTTCGGCTAA
- the hemB gene encoding porphobilinogen synthase, with the protein MEMQTTQSVTLSLIERPRRLRRTEAIRRMVRETRLSVDQLVAPLFVVEGHGVRQEVPSMPGQYRLSIDELVREARELHALGIPAVALFPALDESLKTPDGREALNPDGLYPRAIRAVKEAVPELLVITDVALDPYSSDGHDGIVRDGRILNDETVEILARMAVVQAQAGADIVAPSDMMDGRVGAIRRALDEAGFTEVAILSYTAKYASAFYGPFRDALDSAPRLRPGVPPDKKTYQMDPANAREALRELRLDLEEGADMVMVKPALPYLDVIYRVKQASDVPVAAYHVSGEYAMLKAAALSGWLDEKAAVLEALTAICRAGADVILTYFAKQVAQWLQE; encoded by the coding sequence ATGGAAATGCAAACGACACAGAGCGTGACGCTTTCGCTGATCGAGCGCCCCCGTCGGTTGCGCCGGACCGAAGCCATCCGGCGCATGGTGCGCGAAACGCGCCTGTCGGTGGACCAGCTCGTAGCGCCGCTGTTCGTCGTCGAGGGCCACGGCGTGCGCCAGGAAGTGCCCTCGATGCCGGGCCAGTACCGGCTCAGCATCGACGAACTGGTGCGGGAGGCGCGGGAGCTGCACGCGCTGGGCATCCCGGCCGTGGCGTTGTTTCCGGCGCTGGACGAATCGCTCAAGACGCCCGACGGCCGCGAGGCGCTCAACCCGGACGGTCTCTATCCCCGGGCCATCCGGGCGGTCAAGGAGGCCGTGCCCGAGCTGCTGGTCATCACCGACGTGGCGCTGGACCCCTACTCGTCGGATGGTCACGACGGCATCGTACGCGACGGCCGCATTCTCAACGACGAGACGGTGGAGATCCTGGCCCGGATGGCCGTCGTGCAGGCACAGGCCGGCGCCGACATCGTGGCCCCCTCGGACATGATGGACGGCCGCGTGGGCGCCATCCGCCGGGCACTTGACGAAGCCGGCTTCACCGAAGTGGCGATTCTCTCCTACACGGCCAAATACGCCTCGGCCTTCTACGGGCCCTTCCGGGATGCGCTCGACTCGGCCCCGCGCCTCCGCCCCGGGGTGCCGCCCGACAAGAAAACCTACCAGATGGACCCGGCCAACGCCCGTGAAGCGCTGCGCGAGCTGCGGCTGGATCTGGAAGAAGGGGCCGACATGGTCATGGTCAAGCCGGCACTCCCCTACCTGGACGTCATCTATCGGGTGAAGCAGGCTTCCGATGTGCCGGTGGCCGCCTACCATGTCAGCGGCGAGTACGCCATGCTCAAGGCGGCCGCGCTGAGCGGCTGGCTCGACGAAAAAGCCGCGGTGCTCGAAGCGCTCACGGCCATCTGTCGCGCCGGTGCCGACGTGATCCTCACCTACTTCGCCAAACAGGTTGCGCAATGGCTGCAGGAGTAA